The segment CTCACTTACTTCGTATTCTTGCTTTATGCCTTGCTTTAGCGATTTAAAATTTTCTAAAATATATTTGGCTATTTCAAGATTGTTTATTTGATTAAACTCTTGTCGTTTTGAAAAACAAACAACTATATCTTTCAAACAATTTTCTATAAAATCTTTTTTACTTTTAAAAGCAAAATTTTCATTGATTTTATTAAAATCAAGTCCTAATATATTCATCGCCTTTAAAAAGTATATGCTATCTATATGATTAAGAGCAGATGGTTTTTGAAGATCATATTCTTCTTTGATTTCTTCAAATTTCTCCTCACTTTCTTTTATAGAATTTGAAAAATAAGGAATTTGCAAACCTTTTATTTTTTGCTCCATCTCTATTCTTGTAATGTAAAAATTTTTCAAATCACGTTTTTTGATTCTTTTATTATTAGCGTAATATATTTTGTTATTTTTAATAATCTCTTTTATTTTTTCATTGACTATTAAATCTATGCGTGTTTTTTCCTCCTCAAATAATAATCCTTCTTTATTCATACTTTCATTGAGTTGCTTAATAAACTCAACATCATTTCTAGTATGATAAGTTAATTTCTCTAAAGCATTTAACTCATTTTCAAGATCACTATCATACTTTCTTTTAAATTTAAGCTCATCATCAAAATCAAATAAATCGCTTTTGAAAGGATAATATCTAGCACCTCTTCCTATAAGTTGTGCTTCCTTCGTGGTTATTGTTTTACTTGCCTTTTTATTTCCAAGTCTAACTATATCAAAAAGATTTAAAACATCCCATCCTTCATTAAGTTTATCAACGCAAAAAATAACTCTTATTTGATTGTCTTTTTCCTCTAAGCTATTAAGTAAAATTTGATTTTTTTCTAGATCTTTATCATCATTTGTGTTTAACATATAAAGCGTTTTAAAATTATTTTTCAAAAAATTTACAATAGTTTTTGCATAAGTATTTTGATATTCTCTTTTAAAAAACTCTAAGCTTTTGTTTAAAAGATCACTTTCTTTGTTTATATTTTTATAAAAATCTTCTATATGCAAGCTTTCTAAATTATCTATAAAATCTATAAATTTTTCTTGATTTTGCATAGATTCTTTTATAGATTCACTCTTAAATAAAACAACAGGTTTTAAAACAATGTTATATTTTTGAGCCAACAACTCTCTATAAAGACTACAAAGCACAGCTCCTAAAAATCTATGTTCTAAACTATCATTATCATATTTCACTAAAAATATACGCTTAGAATATCCATCTTTACAAAATTCTCTTAAGGTGTATTCATAAATGATTTTATCTTGATATTTTTCCAAAACATTGAATTCTTGCGGAATAGTAGCACTAAATTCAAATAATAAATTTTCATTATTACTTTCATAAGCTCTTTTTATAATAGCTTCCCAACCTTCTTTAAGTTCATTTTCATTTTTAGTATCACTATTTAAATGATGAGCTTCATCAGCTAAAAATACAAGCTTTTTATCTTTTAAATCTTCAAAACTTAAAGAATTTTCCCTTTCATTTTTAAAAAGAGAAAACAAGGCTTGTATGGTGGTAAAATATATATTTATACAATTATCTTTACTTTCAAAAAGATTATTGATAATGTTAATTTCTATATTTTTAGAATCTATATTTATATTTTCTTTAAAAAGATATTTACTTGAGTATTTGTTGGCAAAATTTGCTTTTGTTTTTTCTAAAATCGA is part of the Campylobacter sp. CNRCH_2014_0184h genome and harbors:
- a CDS encoding DEAD/DEAH box helicase family protein; translation: MFNKKLHELLQDEFGKRGIEQIEIPFYVKENLSKELRIYQEKALKYYYANFDSIKQRHLMFNMATGSGKTLIMAALMLDCYKKGYRNFIFFVNSTSILEKTKANFANKYSSKYLFKENINIDSKNIEINIINNLFESKDNCINIYFTTIQALFSLFKNERENSLSFEDLKDKKLVFLADEAHHLNSDTKNENELKEGWEAIIKRAYESNNENLLFEFSATIPQEFNVLEKYQDKIIYEYTLREFCKDGYSKRIFLVKYDNDSLEHRFLGAVLCSLYRELLAQKYNIVLKPVVLFKSESIKESMQNQEKFIDFIDNLESLHIEDFYKNINKESDLLNKSLEFFKREYQNTYAKTIVNFLKNNFKTLYMLNTNDDKDLEKNQILLNSLEEKDNQIRVIFCVDKLNEGWDVLNLFDIVRLGNKKASKTITTKEAQLIGRGARYYPFKSDLFDFDDELKFKRKYDSDLENELNALEKLTYHTRNDVEFIKQLNESMNKEGLLFEEEKTRIDLIVNEKIKEIIKNNKIYYANNKRIKKRDLKNFYITRIEMEQKIKGLQIPYFSNSIKESEEKFEEIKEEYDLQKPSALNHIDSIYFLKAMNILGLDFNKINENFAFKSKKDFIENCLKDIVVCFSKRQEFNQINNLEIAKYILENFKSLKQGIKQEYEVSEFITHEFNIGNKVVFKNKENFEEMNFEWLYHKTFCFDSKLEKDFLIFIEEYKDEIDNVFSDWFVIRNEGFEEFKIYDNRKDEVTYAMGFEPDFIFFGKKNKDDDNFLSIQCFIETKGEHLAIAKDTWKEEFLEALKGKIITTKDGKKLTLQSLPFFINKDLKMNDKFVSSFDEFLNT